A stretch of the Paramormyrops kingsleyae isolate MSU_618 chromosome 16, PKINGS_0.4, whole genome shotgun sequence genome encodes the following:
- the mbnl2 gene encoding muscleblind-like protein 2 isoform X10 — protein sequence MLAQQMQFMIPGTTMQPMPTFPVTQGLGTSPGISYTPYLSPVSHGMGLVPTEMLPSTPVIMPGSPPVTVQGSSSTQKLLRTDKLEVCREFQRGNCARGETDCRFAHPSDSPMIDTSDNTVTVCMDYIKSRCSREKCKYFHPPAHLQAKIKAAQHQASQTAVAAQAAAAAMTQSTAKAMKRPLEATVDLAFPHGVLQPLPKRPALEKSNGTSALFSPSVLHYQQALASAQLQQPATFFPTGSVLCMTPATSIVPMMYSATPATVSAATTPATSVPYAATAPANQIILK from the exons ATGTTGGCCCAGCAGATGCAGTTCATGATCCCGGGCACCACCATGCAGCCCATG CCTACATTTCCGGTAACCCAAGGTCTAGGAACGAGCCCCGGAATCAGCTACACCCCCTACCTGAGCCCCGTCAGCCACGGGATGGGCCTGGTTCCCACGGAGATGCTGCCCAGCACCCCAGTCATCATGCCCGGCAGCCCCCCCGTCACGGTGCAGGGCTCCTCCTCCACCCAGAAGCTGCTGCGCACCGATAAGCTGGAG GTGTGCCGTGAATTCCAGCGGGGTAACTGTGCGCGGGGCGAGACCGACTGCCGCTTCGCACACCCCAGCGACAGCCCCATGATTGACACAAGCGACAACACGGTCACCGTCTGCATGGACTACATCAAGAGCCGCTGCTCCCGCGAGAAGTGCAAGTACTTCCACCCGCCGGCACACCTGCAGGCCAAGATCAAGGCCGCGCAGCACCAGGCCAGTCAGACCGCCGTGGCCGCGCAAGCGGCTGCCGCAGCCATG ACTCAGTCGACTGCCAAAGCAATGAAGCGACCCCTCGAGGCAACTGTAGATCTG GCCTTCCCGCACGGCGTGCTGCAGCCCCTCCCCAAGCGACCCGCCCTGGAGAAGAGTAACGGCACCAGCGCACTCTTCAGTCCCAGCGTTTTGCACTATCAGCAGGCTCTGGCCAGCGCACAGCTCCAGCAACCTGCCACCTTCTTCCCCACag GGTCAGTCTTGTGCATGACTCCTGCTACCAGCATTG TACCCATGATGTACAGTGCTACGCCTGCTACTGTCTCTGCAGCAACAACTCCTGCCACAAGTGTCCCCTACGCAGCAACAGCACCAGCCAATCAG ATCATCCTGAAGTAA